In Nicotiana tabacum cultivar K326 chromosome 19, ASM71507v2, whole genome shotgun sequence, one DNA window encodes the following:
- the LOC107786742 gene encoding serine carboxypeptidase 1-like: MRRKKMKVSSVLSLFLILCYLSVQQCYAGEADVLRQFLKARRATTSINHGNAAAEKQRRSSSKFRVPQVGSKENDKILALPGQPSGVNFDQYSGYVTVDANAGRALFYHFTESTQDPSSKPLVLWLNGGPGCSSFGNGGMTELGPFRVNKDGKTLWLNPFAWNNVANVLFLESPAGVGFSYSNTSSDYVTGDEKTRQDSFTFLINWMERFPEFKHRDFYIIGESYAGHYVPQLAQLILSHKKSEPNLVINLQGIATGNAFIDDETMSSGSYDFYWTHALISDEIHEGIVSNCNFSAEFTTQACDEYTDQADSSQGNIYTYNIYSQLCNSSAYFSLPISGFDPCSADYVDNYLNTVEVQKALNVRDIPQSWGSCNDYIHGSWQDSPDTVLPIFQELMQSGIRVWIYSGDVDHIVSVTTSRYAINKIKTPVKTPWYPWFFQGEVGGYAVEYQNLTFVTVRGAGHFVPSYQPGRALTMFSSFINGTLPPDLDFPGLH, encoded by the exons ATGAGAAGGAAGAAAATGAAAGTTTCCTCTGTTTTAAGTCTTTTTCTAATTCTATGCTACCTAAGTGTCCAACAATGTTACGCAGGGGAAGCAGATGTTCTACGGCAATTTCTCAAGGCTCGACGGGCAACGACTAGTATTAACCACGGCAACGCGGCTGCCGAGAAACAAAGACGATCATCGTCAAAATTCAGAGTGCCACAGGTAGGATCAAAGGAAAATGACAAGATTTTAGCACTGCCAGGGCAACCAAGTGGGGTGAATTTTGATCAATATTCAGGATATGTTACAGTTGATGCTAATGCTGGTAGAGCCTTGTTCTATCACTTCACTGAATCAACTCAAGACCCTTCTTCCAAGCCTCTTGTCTTGTGGCTAAATGGAG GACCTGGTTGCTCTTCGTTTGGGAATGGAGGAATGACGGAACTTGGACCATTCCGCGTCAATAAAGATGGAAAAACCTTGTGGCTTAACCCATTTGCCTGGAACAATG TGGCAAACGTGCTCTTTTTAGAATCACCTGCTGGTGTTGGATTCTCTTATTCTAATACTTCATCAGATTATGTTACTGGAGACGAAAAGACTAGACAAGACAGTTTCACCTTTCTCATAAATTGGATGGAAAGATTCCCAGAATTTAAACACCGCGACTTCTACATTATTGGAGAGAGTTATGCTGGGCACTATGTACCTCAACTTGCTCAGCTGATCTTATCCCACAAGAAATCAGAACCCAACCTCGTAATTAACTTGCAAGGAATAGCC ACAGGAAATGCCTTCATTGACGATGAAACAATGAGTAGTGGTTCATACGACTTTTATTGGACACATGCACTAATATCAGATGAAATCCATGAAGGAATTGTCTCTAATTGCAACTTCTCAGCAGAATTTACCACACAAGCTTGTGATGAGTACACAGACCAAGCAGATTCATCTCAAGGCAATATATACACTTATAACATATATTCCCAACTGTGCAACTCCTCTGCCTATTTTTCCCTTCCT ATATCTGGATTTGATCCATGCTCAGCTGATTATGTAGACAATTACCTAAACACTGTTGAAGTACAAAAGGCACTTAATGTCAGAGACATACCCCAGTCCTGGGGTTCTTGCAA TGATTACATACACGGCTCTTGGCAAGATTCCCCAGATACTGTTCTACCAATCTTTCAAGAGCTCATGCAAAGTGGCATTAGGGTTTGGATTTATAG CGGAGACGTAGATCATATTGTGTCTGTAACGACAAGCAGATACGCTATAAACAAAATCAAAACACCAGTCAAAACGCCATGGTATCCTTGGTTCTTCCAAGGCGAG GTTGGTGGTTATGCAGTAGAATACCAGAACTTGACATTTGTGACGGTAAGAGGAGCAGGACATTTTGTTCCAAGCTATCAACCCGGTCGTGCATTGACCATGTTCTCATCTTTTATCAATGGCACACTCCCTCCTGATCTAGACTTTCCTGGTCTCCACTAA
- the LOC142173557 gene encoding uncharacterized protein LOC142173557, producing the protein MKDSSPTLFLSGSTSQVVNHDVNHPYFLHSSDAPGMTLVTSPFDGRGFPGWRRSILIVLSAKNKLGFINGVCDEPTLGSKDHAQWSRCNDMVTLWLLNSLTKEIGDNVIYSKSAREIWNSLEHKFG; encoded by the exons ATGAAAG ATTCCTCACCTACTCTTTTTCTTTCTGGTTCAACCAGTCAAGTTGTGAATCATGATGTCAACCATCCTTACTTTCTTCACTCTTCAGATGCACCTGGGATGACTCTTGTCACCTCACCCTTTGATGGAAGAGGATTTCCAGGATGGAGAAGATCCATTCTGATTGTGCTGTCAGCTAAAAACAAACTGGGATTCATCAATGGGGTTTGTGATGAGCCTACTTTGGGTTCAAAGGATCATGCACAATGGAGTAGGTGCAATGACATGGTCACCTTGTGGCTGCTAAACTCTCTAACTAAGGAGATAGGAGACAATGTCATTTATTCCAAGTCTGCAAGAGAGATTTGGAATAGTCTTGAGCATAAGTTTGGATAG
- the LOC107786746 gene encoding serine carboxypeptidase 1-like, with translation MKVHSVLNLSLIILCYLSAQQCNAGEADVLSKFLKARRANRLHTTRITNSLAADEKQRSVSGFIVPQVGSKEDDKISALPGQPSGVNFDQYSGYVTVDADAGRDLFYYFTESTQDPSTKPLVLWLNGGPGCSSLGAGAMMELGPFRVNKDGKTLWLNPFAWNNVANILFLESPAGVGFSYSNTSSDYITGDENTRQDSFTFLINWMERFPEYKHRDFYITGESYAGHYVPQLAQLVLSRKKTEPNLVINLQGVATGNGIIDDETATSGSYDFYWTHALISDEIHEGIVSNCNFSAETSTTEACTEYTGQADSSQGNIYTYNIYSQLCNSSAYFSLPIDGFDPCSADYIDNYLNTVEVQKALNVRDIPHSWDSCNGYIQGSWQDSPHTMLPIFQELMQNGIRVWIYSGDVDHILPVTTSRYAIDKIKTPVKTPWYPWFFQGEVGGYAVEYQNLTFVTVRGAGHFVPSYQPGRALTMFSSFINGTLPPHLH, from the exons ATGAAAGTTCATTCTGTTTTAAATCTTTCTCTAATTATTTTGTGCTACTTAAGTGCCCAACAATGTAATGCAGGAGAAGCTgatgttctaagcaaatttctTAAGGCTCGACGAGCAAATCGCTTGCACACAACAAGAATTACCAATAGCCTAGCGGCTGATGAGAAACAGAGATCAGTGTCAGGATTCATAGTGCCACAGGTAGGATCAAAGGAAGATGACAAGATCTCGGCATTGCCAGGGCAACCAAGTGGGGTTAATTTCGATCAGTATTCAGGATATGTGACTGTTGACGCTGATGCTGGTAGAGACTTGTTCTATTACTTCACTGAATCAACTCAAGATCCTTCTACCAAGCCCCTTGTTTTATGGCTAAATGGAG GACCTGGTTGTTCGTCGCTGGGGGCTGGAGCAATGATGGAACTTGGACCATTCCGCGTCAATAAAGATGGAAAAACCTTGTGGCTCAACCCATTTGCTTGGAATAACG TGGCAAACATCCTCTTTTTAGAATCTCCTGCCGGTGTTGGATTCTCTTACTCTAACACATCATCAGATTATATAACTGGAGATGAAAATACTAGACAAGACAGTTTCACTTTTCTCATCAATTGGATGGAAAGATTCCCAGAATATAAACACCGAGATTTCTACATTACTGGAGAGAGTTATGCTGGGCACTATGTGCCTCAACTTGCTCAGCTGGTCTTATCCCGCAAGAAAACAGAACCCAACCTTGTCATTAACTTGCAAGGAGTAGCT ACTGGAAATGGCATTATCGATGATGAAACAGCGACTAGTGGTTCCTATGACTTCTATTGGACACATGCACTAATATCAGATGAAATCCATGAAGGAATTGTCTCGAATTGCAACTTCTCGGCAGAAACCTCTACCACAGAAGCTTGTACTGAGTACACAGGCCAAGCAGATTCATCTCAAGGCAACATATACACTTATAACATATATTCCCAACTGTGCAACTCCTCTGCCTATTTTTCCCTTCCT ATAGATGGATTTGATCCATGCTCAGCTGATTACATAGACAATTACCTAAACACTGTCGAAGTACAAAAGGCGCTTAATGTCAGAGATATACCCCATTCCTGGGATTCTTGCAA TGGTTACATACAAGGATCTTGGCAGGACTCCCCGCATACTATGCTACCAATCTTTCAAGAGCTCATGCAAAATGGCATTAGGGTTTGGATTTATAG TGGAGATGTAGATCATATTTTGCCTGTGACGACAAGTAGATATGCTATAGACAAAATCAAAACACCAGTCAAAACACCATGGTATCCTTGGTTCTTCCAGGGCGAG GTTGGTGGTTATGCAGTAGAATACCAGAACTTGACATTCGTGACTGTAAGAGGAGCAGGACATTTTGTTCCAAGCTATCAACCTGGCCGTGCATTGACCATGTTCTCATCCTTCATCAATGGAACACTCCCTCCTCATCTCCACTAA